From the Gemmatimonadales bacterium genome, one window contains:
- a CDS encoding adenylate/guanylate cyclase domain-containing protein has product MPLFSLISFGGDQRFELPAGRTLLVGRAVECDVPVFDPTVSRHHAELTADELGEGVRVRDLGSSNGTSINGVRVAEGWLAPNDTVAFGKISYYLRALEVTAEHRVPMPAPPTGPKGGSIVRQLVVNVDTPARVDAAAADGLLRVGSGGPERQAEKLAHLLALSNRLSGELDLDRLLNTVAETTFQVLNVDRVAILLRDAKSGDLVPAASRSRLGGAEGLRVPQSIARKAVEERVALQTDNAAADERFTGKSVVQQSVRGAMCAPLLAEGDQVLGLLYVDNLATPGSFTEEDLQFLVAFGGIAAGGIRAARSADAVQREAATRANFERYFAPSVAADIAGRQGAIELGGTRQPLTILFSDIRGFTALAESMPPDAIAELLSAYFTEMVDVIFEHGGTLDKFIGDAIMAQWGAPISHPDDAERALQAALGMERAVGDINARWAAQGRPTISIGIGINYGEVFAGNIGSHRRLEYTVIGDAVNVASRLCSAAAPGEILMTEAFHRQLGKKKPAVERAEGIDIKGRTGKVTVYRMNGLGSKD; this is encoded by the coding sequence ATGCCACTCTTCTCCCTCATCAGCTTCGGCGGAGACCAGCGATTCGAGCTGCCGGCCGGCCGCACCTTGCTGGTCGGGCGGGCCGTCGAGTGCGACGTCCCGGTCTTCGATCCCACCGTGTCTCGCCACCACGCCGAACTCACCGCCGATGAGCTGGGTGAAGGGGTGCGCGTCCGCGACCTCGGCAGCTCCAACGGCACCTCGATCAACGGGGTGCGCGTCGCCGAAGGGTGGCTGGCTCCGAACGACACCGTCGCCTTCGGGAAGATCTCCTATTATCTCCGGGCCCTCGAAGTCACGGCGGAACACCGGGTGCCCATGCCCGCGCCCCCCACCGGCCCCAAGGGTGGCAGCATCGTCCGGCAGCTGGTGGTCAACGTGGACACCCCGGCACGGGTCGATGCCGCCGCCGCGGACGGACTGCTTCGGGTCGGGTCGGGAGGGCCGGAGCGCCAGGCGGAGAAGCTCGCTCACCTGCTCGCCCTCTCGAACCGCCTCTCCGGCGAACTCGACCTCGACCGACTGCTGAACACGGTCGCCGAAACCACCTTCCAGGTGCTCAACGTGGACCGGGTCGCCATCCTGCTGCGGGACGCCAAGAGCGGAGACCTCGTGCCCGCGGCGTCGCGCAGCCGGCTCGGCGGGGCGGAAGGCCTGCGCGTGCCGCAGTCGATCGCGCGGAAGGCGGTGGAGGAGCGGGTGGCACTGCAGACCGACAATGCCGCCGCGGACGAGCGCTTCACGGGAAAGTCGGTGGTGCAGCAGAGCGTACGCGGGGCAATGTGCGCCCCGCTGCTGGCCGAGGGAGACCAGGTGCTTGGCCTGCTCTACGTCGACAATCTCGCGACGCCCGGGAGCTTCACCGAGGAGGACCTGCAGTTCCTGGTGGCCTTCGGTGGCATCGCGGCGGGTGGGATCCGCGCAGCCCGATCCGCCGACGCCGTACAACGGGAGGCGGCCACGCGCGCCAATTTTGAGCGGTACTTCGCGCCGTCCGTCGCGGCGGACATTGCCGGACGACAGGGCGCCATCGAGCTCGGCGGGACCCGCCAGCCGCTCACCATCCTCTTCAGCGACATTCGCGGATTCACGGCGCTCGCCGAATCGATGCCGCCCGACGCGATCGCGGAACTCCTGAGCGCATACTTCACTGAAATGGTGGACGTGATCTTCGAGCACGGCGGCACGCTCGACAAGTTCATCGGTGATGCGATCATGGCCCAGTGGGGAGCACCGATCAGCCACCCGGACGACGCCGAGCGGGCGCTCCAGGCCGCATTGGGCATGGAGCGCGCGGTGGGCGACATCAACGCGCGGTGGGCCGCCCAGGGCCGACCGACCATCAGCATCGGCATCGGCATCAATTATGGTGAGGTCTTCGCGGGCAACATCGGCAGCCACCGCCGCCTCGAATACACCGTCATCGGTGACGCGGTGAATGTCGCTTCGCGGCTCTGCTCGGCCGCCGCCCCCGGCGAGATCCTCATGACCGAGGCGTTTCACCGTCAGCTGGGCAAGAAGAAGCCCGCCGTGGAGCGGGCCGAAGGGATCGACATCAAGGGGCGGACCGGGAAGGTCACGGTGTACCGGATGAACGGACTGGGGAGCAAGGACTGA
- a CDS encoding Maf family protein: MTSLILASASPRRRQLLEMLGIPVDVRPSQVPEVRKSGEGPRDYALRLAHDKATAVPGDLVLAADTIVVLDDELLEKPLDEDDAVRMLLRLQGRTHHVITAVALRAAETVFEAVDVTAVTFRPAREGMLRAYVRTGEPMDKAGAYGIQGYGAALVEGIDGDFFGVMGLPIRLVLDLLAEAGVPYAFPGKPGS; encoded by the coding sequence ATGACGTCCCTCATCCTTGCCTCGGCGTCGCCGCGCCGCCGCCAGCTGCTCGAGATGCTCGGTATCCCGGTCGACGTCCGCCCCTCCCAGGTGCCCGAGGTCCGCAAGTCGGGTGAGGGCCCACGCGATTATGCCCTCCGCCTGGCCCACGACAAGGCGACGGCCGTGCCCGGGGACCTGGTCCTGGCCGCGGACACGATCGTGGTGCTCGATGATGAACTGCTGGAAAAGCCGCTCGATGAGGATGACGCGGTGCGGATGCTGCTGCGCCTGCAGGGCCGGACTCACCATGTCATTACGGCGGTGGCGCTGCGCGCTGCCGAGACCGTCTTCGAGGCGGTGGACGTCACGGCGGTCACCTTCCGACCGGCGCGCGAGGGCATGCTCCGGGCCTATGTCCGCACCGGTGAACCGATGGACAAGGCGGGGGCCTATGGCATTCAGGGGTACGGGGCGGCGCTGGTGGAAGGGATCGACGGCGATTTCTTCGGGGTGATGGGGCTGCCGATCAGGCTGGTGCTCGATCTGCTGGCGGAAGCCGGGGTGCCCTACGCGTTTCCGGGCAAGCCGGGGAGCTGA
- the dtd gene encoding D-aminoacyl-tRNA deacylase, which produces MRVVLQRVSRASVTVGGRVTGAIGRGFLLLAGFHATDTPEQCDWMAAKVAGLRLFTDNEGKMNRALSDVDGGVLVVSQFTLYGDTERGRRPSFIGAARPEIAIPLYEKFLAGLRAAGLHVEAGEFGADMQVELLNDGPVTLILERSA; this is translated from the coding sequence ATGCGTGTCGTCCTCCAGCGCGTCTCCCGCGCCAGCGTGACGGTCGGCGGTCGGGTGACCGGCGCCATTGGCCGTGGCTTCCTCCTGCTGGCCGGCTTTCACGCCACCGACACCCCAGAGCAGTGCGACTGGATGGCCGCCAAGGTGGCTGGCCTGCGACTCTTCACCGACAACGAGGGGAAGATGAATCGCGCGCTGTCCGACGTGGACGGGGGCGTCCTCGTCGTGAGCCAGTTCACGCTGTACGGGGACACGGAGCGGGGACGGCGTCCGTCCTTCATCGGCGCGGCGCGTCCCGAGATCGCCATCCCGCTCTACGAAAAGTTCCTGGCCGGGCTGCGCGCCGCCGGCCTCCATGTGGAGGCCGGAGAGTTTGGCGCCGACATGCAGGTGGAACTCCTGAACGACGGTCCCGTCACCCTCATCCTCGAGCGCTCCGCATGA
- the glmS gene encoding glutamine--fructose-6-phosphate transaminase (isomerizing) yields the protein MCGVVGYVGPRQAAGILLDGLRRMEYRGYDSAGIAVINGTGLKVHKAAGKLSNLEKQVTDHLPSGTVGIGHTRWATHGAPTTLNAHPHTDQSGRIALIHNGIIENAGSIRKALLNRGHTFTSETDTEVLAHLVGELYQGDLEEAVAAALREVDGAYGIAVISSDEPDILVAARNGSPLIVGVGENERFVASDASPLLEHTRSVVYLDDGEMVILTRDGYRVRDLEVKNIDKPVNQIDWDLATIEKGGKEHFMLKEICEQPDSLANTLRGHLLEEEGTARVSGLNMTDEELVAVERIIITACGTSWHSALIGEYMLEELARVPVEVEYASEFRYRNPVVNEKTLVIGISQSGETADTLAAIREARRRGARTIGLVNVVGSTIAREVDGGTYLHAGPEVGVASTKAFTSQVAALALLTLRLGRLRNLSILQGRQFIQALKALPAQIEQILAKEAEVKLLAERFFSGNHALYLGRGVNFPVALEGALKLKEISYIHAEGYPAAEMKHGPIALIDENMPVVFIAPMDAVHSKIVSNIEEVKARGGKVLAICSENDPEIERLADATFTIPQTLDLLTPILTIVPLQLLSYYVAVRRGCNVDQPRNLAKSVTVE from the coding sequence ATGTGCGGTGTCGTCGGGTATGTCGGGCCACGTCAGGCTGCAGGGATTCTGCTCGACGGCCTGCGTCGGATGGAGTACCGCGGGTACGACTCGGCCGGAATCGCCGTCATCAACGGGACCGGCCTCAAGGTGCACAAGGCGGCCGGCAAGCTGTCCAATCTCGAGAAGCAGGTGACGGACCACCTCCCGTCCGGTACCGTCGGGATCGGTCACACCCGCTGGGCCACGCACGGCGCCCCCACCACCCTCAATGCGCACCCCCACACCGACCAGTCTGGCCGGATTGCCCTGATTCACAACGGGATCATCGAGAACGCCGGCTCCATCCGCAAGGCGCTGCTCAATCGCGGCCATACCTTCACCTCGGAAACGGACACCGAGGTGCTGGCGCACCTGGTCGGCGAGCTCTATCAGGGCGACCTGGAGGAGGCGGTGGCCGCCGCGCTCCGTGAAGTGGACGGCGCGTACGGCATTGCGGTGATTTCTTCCGATGAGCCGGATATCCTGGTCGCGGCCCGCAACGGATCACCGCTGATTGTCGGCGTCGGCGAAAACGAGCGCTTCGTGGCGTCCGATGCCTCGCCGCTCCTGGAACACACCCGGTCCGTGGTCTATCTCGATGACGGCGAAATGGTCATTCTCACGCGCGACGGGTACCGGGTCCGCGATCTCGAGGTCAAGAACATCGACAAGCCGGTCAACCAGATCGACTGGGACCTCGCGACGATCGAAAAGGGCGGCAAAGAGCACTTCATGCTCAAGGAAATCTGTGAGCAGCCGGATTCGCTCGCCAACACCCTCCGCGGCCACTTGCTGGAGGAGGAGGGCACGGCCCGCGTCAGCGGCCTGAACATGACCGATGAGGAGCTGGTCGCGGTCGAGCGGATCATCATCACGGCGTGCGGCACGTCGTGGCACAGTGCGCTCATCGGCGAGTACATGCTCGAAGAACTTGCCCGCGTGCCGGTTGAAGTCGAGTACGCCTCCGAATTCCGGTACCGGAACCCGGTCGTCAACGAAAAGACGCTGGTGATCGGGATCAGTCAGTCCGGGGAAACGGCTGACACCCTGGCGGCGATTCGCGAGGCGCGGCGCCGCGGGGCGCGGACGATCGGCCTGGTCAACGTTGTGGGCAGCACCATCGCCCGCGAGGTCGACGGCGGCACCTACCTGCATGCCGGCCCCGAGGTGGGCGTGGCGTCCACCAAGGCCTTCACCAGCCAGGTGGCGGCGTTGGCGCTGCTGACCCTCCGCCTCGGCCGCCTCCGGAACCTGAGCATCCTGCAGGGCCGGCAGTTCATCCAGGCGCTGAAGGCGCTCCCGGCCCAGATCGAGCAGATCCTGGCCAAGGAAGCCGAGGTGAAGCTCCTCGCCGAGCGGTTCTTCTCGGGCAACCACGCCCTGTATCTCGGCCGCGGGGTCAATTTCCCCGTCGCGCTCGAGGGCGCCCTCAAGCTGAAGGAAATCTCCTACATCCATGCGGAGGGGTATCCCGCCGCGGAAATGAAGCACGGGCCGATCGCGCTGATCGACGAGAACATGCCGGTCGTGTTCATTGCCCCAATGGATGCGGTGCACTCCAAGATTGTGTCCAACATCGAAGAGGTGAAGGCGCGCGGTGGCAAGGTGCTCGCCATCTGTTCGGAGAACGACCCCGAAATTGAGCGCCTGGCGGATGCGACCTTCACCATCCCGCAGACGCTTGACCTCCTGACCCCGATCCTGACGATCGTCCCGCTCCAGCTGCTGTCGTATTACGTGGCCGTGCGCCGCGGGTGCAACGTGGACCAGCCCCGCAACCTCGCGAAGTCGGTCACCGTCGAATAG
- the glmM gene encoding phosphoglucosamine mutase encodes MSDTLMVSVSGMRGIVGKDLTPELVARHAAALGAWAAAAGRPKVVLGRDARTSGPMFAHAAKAGLMSVGVSVIDIGIVPTPTLQLAVEHHHAGAGLMLTASHNPVEWNALKLVGPDGIFLDADSGAAVRALAEQGPRRAGWDAVGGVQEDRDAIARHLTQVLALPMVDVAGIRARRFHVALDCVRGAGGTSIPPLLEALGCQVSAINLETDGRFPRPPEPLPENLGDLSRLVRESGADIGMAVDPDVDRLALVDERGEPIGEDYTLAFAVRAVLGNLGAKAASATVVVNLSTSLVVEDAAAGHGARFFRAPVGEAHVARMIQEKAAVIGGEGNGGVILPSVHIGRDAPIGVALILQLLLESGQTVSGLVAGAPRYHIVKAKAPRGADLAPAYQALRKRFADATVDDRDGLRLSWPDRWVHLRPSGTEPIIRFIAEAPTAVDAESLIEACRSLVS; translated from the coding sequence ATGAGCGACACCCTGATGGTCAGTGTTTCCGGGATGCGTGGGATCGTCGGGAAGGACCTGACGCCGGAGCTGGTGGCGCGCCATGCCGCGGCGCTTGGCGCCTGGGCGGCGGCTGCCGGTCGGCCGAAGGTGGTCCTTGGCCGGGACGCCCGGACCAGTGGGCCGATGTTCGCCCATGCCGCCAAGGCAGGGCTCATGTCGGTCGGTGTCAGCGTGATCGACATCGGCATCGTCCCCACCCCGACGCTGCAACTGGCCGTGGAGCACCACCATGCCGGTGCAGGCCTGATGCTCACGGCCAGCCACAATCCCGTGGAGTGGAACGCGCTGAAGCTGGTGGGCCCCGATGGCATTTTCCTCGACGCCGACTCGGGCGCGGCGGTACGCGCGCTCGCGGAACAGGGCCCACGGCGTGCCGGGTGGGACGCCGTCGGCGGGGTGCAGGAGGACCGCGACGCCATCGCCCGTCATCTCACGCAGGTGCTTGCCCTGCCGATGGTGGACGTCGCGGGGATTCGTGCCCGCCGCTTTCACGTGGCACTGGATTGCGTCCGCGGGGCCGGCGGCACCTCGATCCCGCCGCTGCTCGAGGCGCTGGGATGCCAGGTAAGCGCCATCAATCTCGAGACGGACGGACGGTTCCCGCGCCCCCCTGAACCGCTCCCGGAGAATCTGGGCGACCTGTCCCGGCTGGTGCGCGAGTCCGGGGCCGATATCGGGATGGCCGTCGATCCGGACGTGGACCGCCTGGCGCTGGTGGATGAGCGGGGCGAGCCTATCGGGGAGGACTACACCCTCGCCTTTGCCGTCCGGGCTGTGCTTGGCAACTTGGGCGCGAAGGCCGCTTCGGCCACCGTCGTGGTCAACCTGTCGACCAGCCTGGTGGTCGAGGACGCGGCGGCCGGGCACGGCGCCCGCTTCTTCCGGGCGCCGGTCGGCGAGGCGCATGTTGCCCGGATGATCCAGGAGAAGGCGGCGGTCATTGGCGGGGAAGGGAACGGCGGGGTGATCCTGCCCTCGGTCCATATCGGCCGGGACGCCCCGATCGGGGTGGCCCTTATCTTGCAACTTCTCCTTGAGTCGGGGCAGACCGTTTCCGGACTCGTTGCGGGCGCCCCTCGCTATCACATTGTCAAGGCGAAGGCTCCGCGTGGTGCGGACCTCGCCCCAGCGTACCAGGCGCTGCGGAAGCGTTTCGCGGATGCCACGGTCGACGACCGCGACGGATTGCGGCTCTCCTGGCCCGATCGGTGGGTCCACCTGCGGCCCTCGGGCACCGAACCGATCATCCGGTTCATCGCCGAGGCCCCCACCGCTGTGGACGCGGAATCGTTGATCGAGGCATGCCGGTCGCTCGTGAGCTGA
- a CDS encoding response regulator: MSWITPVEVEEPYGGKGVAARRLVENCPGQPYLPPVPDTPETSPPPVAAQCLVVDDDPQVRDALVRVVQSQGLTCISASSADEALATLAGQGEVAVLISDIRMPGRDGVELLEEVRRRYPDTAVIMLSAVADVEIAVDCLKKGALDYIAKPMVLGEVQARVAKALEKRELTLQNRYYQKHLEEEVRRQRARIQELFLEGAQTLAHALEAKDAYTRGHSQRVREYAVRTAVHLGYTGDFLDNIRLGAELHDIGKIGTREDILNKPARLTPDEFRHVMEHTVLGEKILAPLAHDRPVVLHIARSHHERFDGRGFPDGLGGEDIPVEARIVAVVDAFDAMTTNRAYRESLVPVAAFEELRRCSGPQFDPTVIDAFCEAFPEPAKLPIHV, from the coding sequence GTGTCATGGATCACACCGGTTGAGGTGGAGGAACCTTATGGGGGAAAAGGCGTTGCGGCAAGGCGTCTCGTTGAGAATTGCCCCGGTCAGCCCTACCTTCCACCTGTGCCAGACACCCCCGAGACTTCCCCTCCGCCAGTCGCCGCCCAATGCCTGGTCGTCGACGACGACCCCCAGGTGCGTGACGCCCTCGTCCGCGTCGTGCAGTCGCAGGGACTCACGTGCATCTCAGCCTCCTCGGCTGACGAGGCGTTGGCAACGCTCGCCGGGCAGGGTGAGGTGGCCGTGCTCATCAGCGACATCAGGATGCCGGGTCGCGATGGAGTCGAGCTGCTGGAGGAGGTGCGGCGACGCTATCCCGACACGGCGGTGATCATGCTGAGCGCGGTCGCGGATGTGGAGATTGCCGTGGACTGTCTCAAGAAGGGCGCGCTGGACTATATCGCGAAGCCGATGGTGCTCGGCGAGGTCCAGGCCCGGGTCGCCAAGGCGCTGGAGAAGCGGGAGTTGACGCTCCAGAACCGGTATTACCAGAAGCACCTTGAGGAGGAGGTCAGGCGGCAGCGGGCCAGGATCCAGGAACTGTTCCTCGAAGGCGCGCAGACGCTGGCCCATGCGCTCGAGGCCAAGGACGCCTATACCCGGGGCCATTCGCAGCGGGTGCGCGAGTACGCGGTGCGCACGGCGGTTCACCTGGGCTACACCGGCGACTTCCTCGACAACATCAGGCTCGGGGCCGAGTTGCACGACATCGGGAAAATCGGCACCCGGGAAGACATCCTGAACAAGCCGGCTCGGCTGACCCCGGACGAATTCCGGCACGTCATGGAGCACACGGTGCTCGGGGAGAAGATCCTCGCGCCGCTGGCCCACGATCGGCCGGTCGTGCTCCATATCGCCCGGTCCCACCACGAACGGTTTGACGGTCGCGGCTTCCCCGACGGGCTGGGGGGGGAGGATATCCCCGTTGAGGCGCGGATCGTCGCGGTGGTCGACGCATTCGATGCGATGACGACCAATCGAGCCTACCGCGAGTCGTTGGTGCCGGTCGCGGCCTTCGAAGAGCTTCGGCGCTGCTCCGGTCCGCAGTTTGACCCGACGGTCATCGACGCCTTTTGTGAGGCGTTTCCCGAACCCGCGAAGCTTCCTATCCACGTCTGA
- a CDS encoding cystathionine gamma-synthase → MTQILPHDLESGLGTRAVHAGQVPEPLSGAVMTPIYQTSTYVQEGIGKHKGYEYARTDNPTRQALERNVAALEGATYGFAYGSGLAALDVLLKVLKSGDHVVCGENLYGGSHRLMERIYTRFGLRFSYVDSRDIRNVEAALRPETRMIYCETPTNPMMQLTDLAAVGDLTQAHGYLFAVDNTFATPIFQRPLEVGADVVLHSTTKYLNGHSDMVGGLLLTRREDLAEQFGFIQNAAGAVPGPMDCFLALRGTKTLPLRMRQHDANGRAVAKWLTERKDVQQVYYPGLTSHPQHELAKRQMSGFGGMISFDIGDPARARRIAERTRIFVLAESLGGVESLMGHPASMTHASVPPAMREAMGLTDSLLRLSCGIEDVEDLIADLDQAFAT, encoded by the coding sequence ATGACACAGATTCTTCCGCACGACCTCGAATCAGGGCTGGGCACCAGGGCCGTGCACGCCGGCCAGGTGCCAGAACCGCTTTCTGGCGCGGTCATGACGCCGATTTACCAGACCTCCACCTACGTCCAGGAGGGGATCGGCAAGCACAAGGGCTACGAGTACGCCCGCACCGACAATCCGACCCGCCAGGCGCTGGAGCGGAACGTGGCTGCCCTCGAAGGGGCGACATACGGTTTCGCCTATGGATCGGGGTTGGCGGCGCTGGACGTCCTGCTCAAGGTGCTCAAGAGCGGCGACCACGTGGTCTGCGGTGAGAACCTGTACGGCGGCAGTCATCGTCTCATGGAACGGATCTACACCCGGTTTGGGCTCCGGTTCAGCTACGTCGACAGCCGGGACATCCGGAACGTCGAGGCGGCGCTCCGCCCCGAGACCCGGATGATCTATTGCGAGACGCCCACCAACCCCATGATGCAACTCACCGACCTCGCCGCCGTGGGCGACCTGACACAGGCCCACGGCTATCTCTTCGCCGTCGACAACACCTTCGCCACGCCGATCTTCCAGCGCCCGCTCGAAGTCGGCGCCGACGTGGTGCTCCACAGCACCACCAAGTACCTGAACGGCCACAGCGACATGGTGGGCGGACTCCTGTTGACGCGGCGCGAGGACCTTGCCGAACAGTTCGGGTTCATCCAGAACGCCGCCGGCGCCGTGCCGGGGCCCATGGACTGCTTCCTCGCCCTCCGCGGTACCAAGACGCTCCCCCTCCGCATGCGCCAGCACGATGCCAACGGCAGGGCCGTAGCCAAGTGGCTCACCGAGCGGAAGGATGTGCAGCAGGTCTACTATCCGGGCCTGACATCGCACCCACAACATGAGCTGGCCAAGAGGCAGATGAGCGGTTTTGGCGGGATGATCTCCTTCGACATCGGGGATCCGGCGCGGGCCCGGCGCATCGCGGAACGGACGCGGATCTTTGTGCTCGCGGAGTCGCTGGGAGGCGTCGAGAGCCTCATGGGTCACCCCGCAAGCATGACGCACGCATCTGTCCCGCCTGCCATGCGGGAGGCGATGGGGCTCACCGACTCACTGCTCCGGCTGAGTTGCGGGATCGAGGATGTTGAGGACCTGATTGCCGACCTCGATCAGGCCTTTGCCACCTGA
- a CDS encoding M48 family metallopeptidase: protein MSNLPAPRPRRTLPDIAPVSWEHPADRAALQALRALPGVDEVIRKVLALLGGERGIRLLFQANAVRVGPTQFPRLWHMHVENCATFGWEKVPEVYVTQTPIFNAGAYGIDDPFIVLHSAALEILDEDEILTLLAHELGHVMSGHSLYRTIAAILALVSLGALPMFAGIALLPVKLAFLEWSRKSELSADRAGLLGVQDVMVAQRLDLKMAGGGRGEFFTDADLNLDAFMAQAHEYVNTNEGLDIVYKVLHTLGVTHPMHTVRAAEIQTWVASGDYERILAGEYVRRGSPEDQRPLGEHWKDAKDYYADAAKDFGQQVGDAVRSTASKAAEAFRNAQKRGSSA from the coding sequence ATGTCGAATCTCCCTGCCCCGCGGCCCCGCCGCACTCTGCCAGACATCGCCCCCGTCAGCTGGGAGCATCCCGCCGACCGGGCAGCATTGCAGGCGCTCCGTGCCCTGCCGGGAGTGGACGAGGTCATCCGGAAGGTCCTCGCCCTGCTCGGCGGGGAGCGCGGCATCCGGCTGCTCTTCCAGGCCAACGCCGTCCGGGTCGGGCCGACCCAGTTCCCCCGGCTCTGGCACATGCATGTCGAGAACTGCGCCACGTTCGGCTGGGAAAAGGTTCCCGAGGTGTATGTCACCCAGACGCCGATCTTCAACGCCGGCGCGTACGGCATCGACGATCCCTTCATCGTCCTCCATTCGGCCGCGCTGGAAATTCTCGACGAGGACGAAATCCTGACGCTCCTCGCGCATGAGCTCGGCCACGTCATGAGCGGCCACTCCCTCTACCGCACCATCGCCGCCATCCTGGCCCTGGTCAGCCTCGGCGCCCTCCCGATGTTCGCCGGAATCGCCCTGCTGCCCGTGAAGCTGGCGTTCCTCGAGTGGAGCCGAAAGTCGGAGCTGTCCGCGGACCGTGCCGGGCTCCTCGGCGTCCAGGATGTCATGGTGGCTCAGCGCCTCGACCTGAAGATGGCGGGCGGTGGGCGCGGCGAGTTCTTCACCGACGCCGACCTCAACCTCGACGCCTTCATGGCGCAGGCACACGAGTACGTCAACACCAACGAGGGTCTCGACATCGTCTACAAGGTGCTGCACACCTTGGGCGTGACGCACCCGATGCACACGGTGCGCGCCGCCGAAATCCAGACGTGGGTCGCCAGCGGCGACTACGAACGCATCCTTGCCGGCGAGTACGTGCGCCGCGGCAGCCCGGAGGATCAGCGGCCTCTCGGTGAGCACTGGAAGGACGCCAAGGACTACTACGCCGATGCGGCCAAGGACTTTGGCCAGCAGGTCGGCGACGCCGTCCGGAGCACCGCGAGCAAGGCCGCCGAGGCGTTCCGCAACGCACAGAAGCGCGGCTCGAGCGCGTGA
- the purD gene encoding phosphoribosylamine--glycine ligase — protein sequence MKILIVGGGGREHALAWALQRENPAVQLSAAPGNPGIAALANLLPIPADDIDRLTEAAVSGNFDLTVVGPEVPLALGLADRLRARGRLVFGPSAAAAAVEASKAFSKEVMESAGIPTAASRTFTDLPTALSYIDRHAEPLVVKASGLAAGKGAIVCATRAEASSAVKGMLGDGRFGEAGRTVVVEAFLVGEELSVLGLTNGEEITLLPASQDHKRLGEGDTGPNTGGMGAYAPVTPATPALLQRVREEVMIPALVELDRRGARFAGCLYAGIMVDPAGAPFVVEFNCRFGDPETQVVLPMLDGGLTDALVRVAEGKPSGPLALRPGASVTTVLAARGYPDTPEKGAAISLPAELPTGVTVFHAGTARDAGGVLRVSGGRVLNVTAVAPTFAEAQAGSRAGAEAITFDGKVWRRDIGWREAGRRSGRS from the coding sequence GTGAAGATCCTGATCGTCGGCGGCGGGGGCCGCGAACATGCGCTCGCGTGGGCGCTGCAGCGAGAAAACCCCGCCGTCCAGCTCAGCGCCGCTCCGGGCAATCCCGGCATCGCCGCACTCGCCAATCTCCTTCCCATCCCCGCCGACGACATCGACCGCCTTACCGAGGCGGCGGTGTCCGGCAACTTCGACCTCACCGTCGTGGGTCCCGAGGTTCCACTGGCCCTCGGCCTGGCCGACCGGCTTCGTGCGCGGGGGCGGCTGGTGTTCGGCCCTTCGGCGGCGGCCGCTGCCGTGGAGGCCTCCAAAGCCTTCTCGAAAGAAGTCATGGAGTCCGCCGGTATTCCGACGGCGGCGAGCCGGACCTTCACCGACCTGCCCACCGCCCTGTCGTACATCGACCGCCACGCCGAACCGCTGGTGGTCAAGGCGTCCGGGCTGGCGGCCGGCAAGGGGGCCATCGTCTGCGCCACTCGCGCCGAGGCCTCGTCCGCGGTGAAGGGCATGCTGGGCGACGGACGGTTCGGCGAGGCCGGGCGGACCGTCGTGGTCGAGGCGTTCCTGGTGGGCGAGGAACTCTCGGTGCTGGGGCTCACGAACGGAGAGGAGATCACACTCCTGCCGGCGTCCCAAGACCACAAGCGGCTCGGCGAGGGCGACACCGGTCCGAACACCGGCGGCATGGGCGCCTACGCCCCGGTAACCCCGGCAACTCCGGCGTTGCTGCAGCGGGTGCGCGAGGAGGTCATGATCCCCGCGCTGGTCGAACTCGATCGTCGAGGCGCCCGGTTCGCGGGATGCCTCTACGCCGGGATCATGGTGGACCCGGCGGGCGCGCCGTTCGTGGTGGAGTTCAACTGTCGTTTCGGGGATCCGGAAACGCAGGTCGTGCTTCCGATGCTGGACGGTGGCCTCACCGACGCCCTGGTCCGCGTGGCCGAGGGCAAGCCCTCGGGTCCGCTGGCGTTGCGACCCGGTGCCTCGGTCACAACCGTGCTGGCGGCCCGCGGATATCCGGACACCCCCGAGAAGGGCGCGGCGATCTCCCTGCCGGCGGAACTGCCGACGGGCGTCACCGTGTTCCATGCCGGCACGGCACGGGATGCCGGCGGCGTGCTCCGCGTTTCAGGCGGACGGGTGCTCAACGTGACGGCGGTGGCGCCCACCTTCGCCGAGGCCCAGGCCGGAAGTCGTGCCGGCGCCGAGGCCATCACCTTTGACGGGAAGGTCTGGCGGCGGGACATCGGTTGGCGGGAAGCGGGTCGGCGGTCAGGCAGAAGTTAG